From the genome of Pogoniulus pusillus isolate bPogPus1 chromosome 12, bPogPus1.pri, whole genome shotgun sequence, one region includes:
- the PWP2 gene encoding periodic tryptophan protein 2 homolog: protein MKFAYRFSGLLGTVYRRGNLSFTRDGNSLISPVGNRISLFDLKNNKCETFPLATRLNIVCVGLSPDGSLAILIDEEGAALLVSLIGKCVIHQFYFHKPVHSVSFSPDGKKFVITKDNVALMYHAPGKKREFNAFVLDKTYYGPYDETTCIDWTDDSKCFAVGSKDMSTWVFGAERWANLIYYALGGHKDIIVACFFEENSLDLYTISQDAALCVWQCDTELDGLKPMPRKDAAKENSAAKNDEEFSEESKGEEIRGKANPNEQETRNKVKYSRVAKYFFNKEGDFNNLTSAAYHKKTHLLVTGFASGIFHLHELPEFNLIHSLSISDQRIASISINCTGDWIAFGCSGLGQLLVWEWQSESYVLKQQGHFNSMVSLAYSPDGQYIATGGEDGKVKVWNTSSSFCFVTFTEHTSGVTAVTFTSNGYVILSASLDGTVRAFDLHRYRNFRTFTSPRPTQFSCLAVDSSGEIVSAGSQDSFEIFIWSMQSGRLLDVLSGHEGPISSLSFNPMKCVLASASWDKTVKLWDMLDSWRTKETLILNSDVLVVAFRPDGHELAVAALNGQITFWDHENAMQTGSIEGRHDLQMGRKELDKITAKQAAKGKSFTTLCYSADGQSILAGGLSKFVCIYNVKEQILIKKFEISCNYSLDAMEEYLDRKKMTEFGSMALFDEGGGGEDAVAIPLPGVKRGDMSYRHFKPEIRVTCLRFSPTGRSWAATTTEGLLVYSLDSGLIFDPFDLDIDVTPSNIRKKLQQKEYTVAIIMAFKLNEKKLIQEVIEAVPSSEVNVVCSSLPDLYVEKTLEFLASAFETSCHLEFYLIWTHKLLMLHGQKLKTRSLKLLPVIQFLQKSIQHHFEDVSKLCEWNIYNMKYALAISKQRGMKRLAEEASVDEADLDSDSDYLMQGVNKDNFSS, encoded by the exons ATGAAGTTCGCGTACCGG TTCTCCGGCCTGCTTGGCACTGTGTACCGCCGCGGGAACCTCAGCTTCACCCGCGATGGCAACTCCCTCATCAGCCCAGTCGGGAACAGGATCTCCCTCTTCGACCTAAAGAA tAATAAGTGTGAGACGTTCCCACTGGCTACGCGGCTTAacattgtgtgtgtggggcTCTCTCCAGACGGAAGTCTTGCCATTCTAATTGATGAAG AGGGAGCTGCCTTGCTTGTCAGTTTGATTGGGAAGTGCGTGATACATCAGTTCTATTTTCACAAGCCAGTTCACAGTGTCAGCTTTTCTCCTGATGGCAA GAAATTTGTGATTACAAAAGACAATGTTGCCCTTATGTACCATGCTcctgggaagaaaagagaatttAATGCCTTTGTTCTGGACAAAACTTACTATGGCCCATATGATGAAACAACTTGTATTGACTGGACTGATGATTCCAA ATGTTTTGCTGTTGGGAGTAAGGACATGTCTACGTGGGTATTTGGAGCGGAACGATGGGCAAACTTGATATACTATGCCCTTGGAGGACATAAGGATATAATAGTAGCCTGCTTTTTTGAAGAGAACAGTCTAGAT CTGTACACGATTAGCCAGGAtgcagctctctgtgtgtggCAGTGTGATACAGAGCTCGATGGTTTGAAGCCCATGCCTCGTAAAGATGCAGCTAAGGAAAACAGTGCAGCAAAAAACGATGAAGAGTTTAGTGAAGAGTCAAAGGGTGAAGAAATTCGTGGAAAAGCCAATCCAAATGAACAAGAGACTCGAAATAAGGTTAAATACTCGCGTGTTGCAAA GTATTTTTTCAATAAAGAGGGAGATTTTAATAACCTGACATCTGCAGCCTATCACAAGAAAACACACCTTTTAGTCACTGGTTTTGCCTCTGGAATCTTTCACCTCCATGAGCTTCCAGAGTTCAATCTGATCCACTCCTTAAG TATTTCAGACCAAAGGATAGCTTCTATTTCTATCAACTGCACTGGTGACTGGATTGCCTTTGGATGTTCAG GTTTGGGTCAGCTCCTCGTGTGGGAATGGCAAAGTGAGTCCTACGTGCTGAAGCAGCAGGGACATTTCAACAGCATGGTTTCATTAGCATATTCTCCAGATGGACAATACATAGCAACTGGAGGGGAGGATGGGAAA GTGAAAGTGTGGAACACTTCAAGCAGCTTTTGTTTTGTCACTTTCACAGAACATACCAGTGGTGTAACTGCTGTAACTTTTACTTCCAATGGTTATGTCATTTTGAGTGCTTCCCTAGATGGAACTGTGCGTGCCTTTGATCTACACAG ATACCGCAATTTCCGCACCTTTACATCTCCACGACCGACTCAGTTCTCTTGTTTAGCTGTGGACTCCAGCGGTGAGATTGTGTCAGCTGGTTCCCAGGATTCCTTTGAAATATTCATCTGGTCAATGCAGAGTGGGAGGCTGCTAGAT GTTTTGTCTGGTCACGAGGGCCCCATCAGCAGTTTATCCTTTAACCCAATGAAATGTGTTCTAGCTAGTGCCTCTTGGGACAAAACTGTCAAGTTATGGGATATGTTGGACAGCTGGAGAACTAAAGAGACGCTGATACTGAACTCAGATG TTCTTGTTGTTGCTTTCCGCCCGGATGGCCACGAGCTTGCAGTTGCAGCTTTGAATGGACAGATAACATTTTGGGACCATGAAAATGCAATGCAGACTGGCTCGATTGAGGGAAGGCATGATCTTCAGATGGGAAGGAAGGAGCTTGATAAAATAACTGCTAAACAGGCAGCTAAGGGAAA ATCTTTTACTACTCTGTGTTACTCAGCAGATGGTCAGTCTATTCTGGCAGGTGGCTTGTCAAAATTTGTCTGCATATATAATGTCAAGGAACAGATCCTTATAAAAAAATTTGAGATTTCATGCAACTATTCTTTAGATGCTATGGAG GAGTACTTAGATCGGAAAAAAATGACTGAATTTGGCAGCATGGCTCTGTTTGATGAAGGGGGTGGAGGTGAAGATGCTGTTGCCATTCCTCTTCCTGGAGTAAAAAGAG GTGACATGAGTTATCGACACTTTAAACCAGAAATAAGAGTGACTTGCCTGCGATTCTCTCCTACAG gACGAAGCTGGGCAGCCACCACCACAGAGGGTCTTCTTGTCTATTCACTGGACTCTGGGCTAATTTTCGATCCATTTGATCTGGATATTGATGTCACACCCAGCAATATACGCAAAAAGCTACAGCAGAAGGAATATACTGTAGCTATCATCATGGCCTTCAAGCTGAATGAAAAGAAACTGATTCAGGAAGTCATAGAGGCTGTGCCTAGCAGTGAAG TTAATGTTGTCTGCTCGTCACTCCCAGACCTGTATGTGGAGAAAACATTGGAGTTCCTGGCCTCTGCATTTGAAACATCTTGCCATTTAGAGTTCTATCTTATTTGGACACATAAATTGCTGATGCTGCATGGACAGAAACTGAAAACAAG GTCActgaagctgctgcctgtgatTCAGTTCCTTCAGAAAAGCATCCAGCATCATTTTGAAGATGTTTCAAAACT CTGTGAGTGGAATATCTACAACATGAAATATGCCCTCGCAATTTCCAAACAGCGAGGCATGAAACGCCTGGCAGAGGAAGCATCAGTAGATGAAGCCGACTTGGATTCTGATAGTGATTATCTTATGCAGGGGGTTAATAAAGACAATTTTAGTTCCTAG
- the GATD3 gene encoding glutamine amidotransferase-like class 1 domain-containing protein 3, mitochondrial: protein MLACRGPVLRAALRPAAPCGLASFHCSAHRCRPARVAVVLSGCGVYDGTEIHEASAILVHLSRGGAEVQMYAPDVPQMHVIDHSKGQPAEAESRNVLVESARIARGKIASLAKLTTADHDAVIFPGGFGAAKNLSTFAVDGKDCKVNKEVERVLKDFHKAGKPIGLCCISPVLAAKVLSGAEVTVGHEEEEGGKWPYAGTAGAIKELGGKHCVKEVTEAHVDTKNKVVTTPAFMCETELHKIFDGIGAMVKDVLKLTGK, encoded by the exons ATGCTGGCCTGCCGCGGTCCGGTCCTGCGCGCCGCCCTGCGCCCGGCAGCGCCCTGCGGCCTCGCCTCCTTCCACTGCTCCGCTCACCGCTGCCGGCCTGCCCGTGTCGCTGTG GTCCTGTCTGGTTGTGGTGTCTATGATGGCACAGAAATCCATGAAGCCTCAGC CATACTGGTACACCTTAGTCGTGGGGGAGCTGAGGTTCAGATGTACGCTCCAGATGTTCCTCAGATGCATGTTATCGACCACAGTAAAGGACAACCAGCTGAAGCTGAGTCCAG GAATGTATTAGTGGAATCTGCAAGGATTGCTCGGGGTAAAATTGCAAGCCTGGCTAAGCTTACTACGGCAGACCATGATGCTGTGATATTCCCTGGTGGATTTGGAGCTGCTAAAAACTT ATCTACCTTTGCTGTTGATGGGAAAGATTGCAAGGTGAACAAAGAAGTTGAACGTGTCTTGAAAGATTTCCACAAAGCAGGGAAACCTATTGG TCTTTGCTGCATTTCACCAGTGTTGGCAGCAAAGGTTCTCTCTGGTGCTGAAGTAACTGTGGGccatgaagaagaggaaggtggCAAGTGGCCTTATGCTGGGACTGCAGGAGCCATTAAAGAACTGGGAGGAAAGCACTGTGTGAAAGAAGTGACT GAAGCTCATGTGGATACAAAAAACAAGGTGGTGACTACCCCAGCATTTATGTGTGAAACAGAGTTACATAAAATCTTCGATGGCATTGGGGCCATGGTAAAGGATGTGCTAAAATTAACAGGCAAATGA